The sequence ACCGCTACTATGATGTCGTCCATATCAGCTTGCTGCAAAGTAAGCGAGTCCGTATACACGCCATCCCCGGAGTAGAGCTTGACCACCCTCGCCTCTGCCTTAACTGCAGCTTTCGCCAACAGTTCTTTAAGAGGGATGCCTTCCCAGGTATTGTTATATACCGACCAGCCTGTAACGCAGTGAAAATTGCTGACTTGCACAGAACGCTTGAGGGCGACAAACTCCTCCCAATTCCAGGTTATTGGTTTTTCTACCAATCCATTAAGTGTAAAAAACCAGTTATCATTGGTAAAGTAGGGAAGCCTGGTGACTGAATAGCTGCGAAAGGAACCACTGGCTCCTCCGCCAACCGGTGGAGACGAATCTGCTGATGGTTGAGGAACCGGCAGCAGCCGGTTAGCTTCCTCTTCATTTTCCGCCCGGTCTGGCCCTGACCCGAGGTCACCGATCCACTTGATCAGAGCAGGGGCAACTGAAATGGCCAAGCCAGCACCGATGACGGTGCGAAGGAAGTCTTTACGGGTGTAGAACCGTCCGTAACCCTCGCTTTGATGCTGCCGGAGGTTCTTAAGCCGGCCGAGCTTTATTAAAGAATGATAAAGGATCAAGGGAAGCCCAATCCAAATTAACACATCATGAACCAGCAGGGCTGCATTGGAAACCGCCGGCCCCATAGCTTGGAACTGCCACAAAAGAACTCCCGAGCTAAACCAGCCTATAATTAACCATAGAACAACAATAATATGCAAACGCTGCCAAGGCTTACCCTTAAGCATCTGCCAGTGTCTGGCTGCTGACCCCAAGTAAGCTAGCCCCGGAAGAATTGAGACCAAGCCGATAATGATATGCAGCCACTTGATCCAGATCTTAGCTTCCCCCAGCAGCTCTTTCCAGGAACTGCTGAATAGCAAGAGCCCGGAAAATACCAACAACGCTACGAGCAAGGCGTTCCAATGATGGAGTAAAGCCAGCCTTTTAGCGAAGCCATTGACCTTTTCTTGGCACCCATTAGACATTCACCCAATTCCTCCTCTCAATTAGTCCCCTTTGGGCAACGTGAACCAAAAGCAGCTTCCGCTTCCCGGTCGACTAATCACTCCGATTTCTCCGCCTTGCTGTAGAACCAGGGATTTTGCAATTGCCAGCCCTAACCCCGATCCGCCCTCTGAACGGCTGCGAGAAGGATCAAGCCTGTAAAAGCGTTCAAATATCTGTTCTTTTGCTTGCTCAGGAACCCCTTTTCCTTGGTCAGTAACACTAACCCGAACAAAACCCTTTGCTACATCATCTACTTCGATGCCGATAATTCCATTTCTGGGAGAATGCCGGATAGCATTCTCTAACAGATTCTGGATAATTCGTTGAACCTGCTGCGGAACCATCTGACAGCGCAGGAATTGTTCAGGTAACTTCACCTGGAGGTCAAGGGCCTTGTCCTCCAGCAACTTGGCAAAGCGGGGAAGCAGTTCTATCAGCACATCATCTAAAAGTGCCGACACAGCTTCCTGAGATCGTTCCTCAGCATCCAGTATCGACAACTCAAAAAGATCCTGAATCAAAGTTCCCAGTCTCAGTGATTCGCTTCGGATGGTTGCCAGATAGCGCCGGAAGGTTTCCTCATCCTCTACTATTCCATCCTCTAATGCTTCCACATAAGACTGCACAGAGGCCAAGGGAGTCCGCAAATCATGAGCCAAATTAGCCACTAATTCTCGCCTTGACTTTTCCGAGGCTTTCACTTGGCGAAAACTCTCTTCCAGCTTAGTCCCCATAAGATTAAATTGTTCAGCCAATACTTTCAGTTCAACCGGTCCGACCACGGGCACCCGGGTGCGCAATGCTCCCGAGGCGAATTCGGCGGTTGCAGTCCCAATTCTCAGAACCGCACTGACTACCGGGCGCATAACAAAAAAATGAAGCCCTGCCGAAACACACCCCGCAGCAATAGCTGCTATAGAGAGCATAAGCAATTGCTGAGAAGAGAGCAGCATGTAACTATAAAAAACAAACAGCACCGAAACGATTGCCGCGATGCTGATTAAGTTGGCAAGTACCAGATAATTATTTAGTTTCATGAGGATTCTTTCCCATCCAGTTTATATCCGATACCCCAGACTGTTTTAATCCAGCGGGGTTGAGACGGATCCAACTCAAGCTTTTCTCTCAATCGTCTGACCAGCACAGTTACAGTGGTTGTATCTCCATTATAATCTGTATGCCAAATTCGTTTTAACAATTGGCTGCGGGAAAAGACTTGCCCGCAATGACATGCCAACAAAAAGAGAAGATCAAACTCCTTGGCAGTCAAATCCACCTCAGATCCTGCTGCCTTTACTCGCCGCTGGGATGGGAAAATGGATAGACCATCGAAATGCAGGGCCTCCTGAGCCTCTCTCGGTACCATGGCTTTGTGAGGACTTTGAGCCGGCGACACCCGCCGTAAAATATTTTTGACTCGCAGCACCAGTTCACGCGGACTGAAAGGCTTCGTCATATAATCATCCGCGCCCATACTTAGCCCAAGCAGTCGATCTGGTTCCTCTCCCCGTGCGGTCAGCAGGATGACGGGTGTCTCTCCGGCCTCCCGCACCTTTTCGCATACCTCCCAGCCATCGAGACCGGGCATCATAAGATCGAGCACCAACAGATCAGGAGATTGTTCCTTCCAAAGCCGTAAAGCTTCTTCTCCGTCATGTGCCACCCAAACCACATAACCTTCTCGTTCTAAGTAACGACGGCATACATCGGTGATATTTTGTTCATCATCAGCAACCAGGATGCACGCAGTCATTGGTTTTCCTCCTTGACCGGTTCTATGTCTAAAGCAACGTTAAGATGTTCTTAAGCTTTTATTATACTGTTAGTTATCAAATCATGGCAACTGGAGAAAAAAACTCACATCTGTAACTTTCTACATCTTATCAGTTGCCATGCCATCCTCCATAGGATCTTTGCTATCGTTCATTACATCGTTGTCGTCCATCATGGTATCTTTCCCGTCATTCATTGCATCCTTGTCATCCATCATGGTGTCCTTCCCGGCGTTCATTGCATTCTTATCATCCATCATAGTGTTTTGATCCTGCTTCATTTCCGTATTCTGTACCGTGCTTTCGTTACCCATTTTTTGCTTGTCGCTTCCACACCCGGTTAGCGGGAATGCCAAGGCGGCTGCCAACATAAATATTGCTGCTTGTTTTTTCATTGAATCTTCCTCCTCTGAGTTTCTTGACTACCTGCACAGTTTAACAGAGAAGGATTACTGTTCGAGAACGGTTTCCTCACAAAAACCTTAACTTAATATTACAAAAGTGTATCATTCGCTGCTAATACTAATTTTCTTCTAAAATATGGATATCGTTAAACTGCATAATTACTCAGTCAAGTCATAAGCAAACTAACTAATTCCATCGTATATACGCTTATTAGTATAAGGTTATCTTGAAACCCTCAATAATAAAGGACATAAGAAAGAATAGCAATCAATTTGTATCCTTTCTTATGTCCTTTTGTTAAATGTGTCACTGGCTCTGTTATTGTTCGGTGAACCGGTTGGAGATGCGAGGAGTAAACTAAAATAATCTGTCAGGCGCTTTTGAAAATGGATCCAGCAAAAGCAATTATTAAGAGACGCCAAAATGCTTTCCTCGATATTCAGAGGGGGTAAGACCCTCTGATTTTTTGAAAATCGCCGAGAAGTAGCTGCTGGAATTAAAACCGGTGGCAATGGCAATTTGATCTATTGTATCTGCAGACCGACGCAATTGATGTTTGGCTTTTTTCAGACGCACTTGGGTCAGGTAATCCGTAAAACCGACACCGGTGTTCTTGTTAAAGATCCTACTCAGATAAGCCGGACTGAGATGGACATGTTTCGCAACCATGTTGAGGGAGATATTCTCAGCATAGTTGTGGTCAATGTACTCCATGGCTTTGCGGATGAGCGTGAGCCCTTGGTTATGTTGCTGAATGGCTGAACCCAATAACCTAATGCACTTTTCTAACATTCCAGCCCCCCAAGCCTCTAGAGTCGAATGAGAGGTAATATGGGATAAGTTTTGCACGAGATCATACTCTGTAGAAGTCACCTCCCCAGGATCAGCACCTGCCGATAAGGCAGCCTGAAGGACGATGACCATAAGCCGCAAACCGAAAGAATAAAGCAAGGCGGTGGAGGGAAGAGGTTCAACTTCAGCTAGCTTGGCAAAAATCAGGGCTAATTGCCGCTTTCCTTCTCCAAGATCACCGACTTTAACCAGTTCCTCTAGATTTGTAAAGTCCATGGCCGGACCGGGCTGAAATTTTTGGCGGGAAAGCCTGTTTAGAGCCTGTCTTACAGCCTCAATGAGTAGTTGAGGCAGAATTGGCTTAAGCAAATAGTCTGTGGCTTGGGCTTTAATTGCTTTTTGAGAATAGGAAAACTTTCCGTAGGCGGTTAAGATGATCACCTCGGTAGATGGGTAAAAGGACTTAATTTGTTTAGTGGCCTCAATCCCGTCAATTCCGGGCATTTTGATATCCATAATGACCAGATCAGGTTGAAGGAGATGGACTTTTTCTAAAGCATCTCGTCCATTGACAGCCTCATGGATTGTAGCAATAGGCAGGTCAGAATTTTGTAAAGTTAACCACAAAATCTTGCGCTCTAATTCCTCATCATCAACCAACAATACTTTATACATTCTCTTATCATCCTCAAAAGATTTATAACCCTGGTGGTTAAGACAATTATACTTTTTTTCTTTAGCAATGAATACGTTTAGAATTATAAGATCTTTATATAAAATGTAAAAATATTAATAAAGTTATGCAAACAATCTGACAATATTTTTTTGTTTTTGAGCAACGATTTGATCTGGTAGGCAAACCTAATTATGAGATGATAAGAGCATAAACAGCCACCAGTTGAAAGGAGCGCAAATGCAAATGATTATCGGGGTACCGAAAGAAATCAAGAACAATGAAAATCGTGTAGCTCTCACTCCCGCAGGTGTTGTAGCCTTGGGCAAAGCCGGTCATCAAGTAGTCGTTGAAACGAAGGCGGGTGTTGGCAGCGGGATAAGGGATGAAGAATACATAGCTGCCGGTGCCGATATCCTGGCGACTCCGGCAGAGGTATATGCCCGTGCCGACATGATTATGAAAGTTAAAGAACCTTTGGCTTCAGAATATGAACTGTTCAAAGATGGTCAGCTATTGTTTACTTATTTGCATCTTGCGCCTGAACCAGCCTTGACAGCTGCCTTACTCAAAAAAAATGTCGTTGGAATTGCCTACGAAACGGTTCAGCCTGCTGACGGCAGCTTGCCTCTCTTGATCCCCATGAGTGAGGTAGCTGGCCGAATGTCAATTCAAATTGGTGCGCAATTCTTAGAAAAACAGTATGGTGGTGCGGGAATACTCTTAGGTGGAGTACCGGGAGTTTCCCCTGCTAAAGTTACCATCGTTGGTGGTGGGATCGTTGGTATCAATGCTGCTAAAATGGCTATTGGTTTCGGCGCGGAGGTAACCATCCTGGATGTCAGTAATAGCCGGCTCCGCTATCTGGATGATATCTTTGGTTCACGGATCAAAACCTTGATGTCTAACAGCTATAATATTCAGCAGGCAGTAGAACAGGCCGATCTCTTGGTTGGAGCTGTACTGATCCCCGGCGCAAAAGCCCCGAAACTCGTAACCGAGGAAATGGTTCGAGGAATGAAACCAGGATCAGTGATTGTTGATGTGGCCATTGATCAAGGGGGAAGCGTGGAAACCATTGATCATGTGACTACCCATGCGGAGCCAACCTATGAAAAGTATGGAGTAATACACTATAGTGTGGCTAACATGCCCGGTGCCGTGGCTCGTACCTCTACCTTTGCTTTGACGAATGCAACACTGCCCTATGCCCTTAAATTGGCCAATCTGGGGTACGCGGAGGCTATCAGAACGGATCTCGCTTTAGCTCGCGGTGTTAATGTTATCCATGGCAAACTCACTTATAAAGCAGTTGCCGAAGCTCTCAATCATGAGTACACACCGTTAGGTAGGGTGACCGATGTTCCCTCGGGTTTTTGAGGCAATTAAGAATTAAAGCCAAGATTTGATATGCTCCCCTTGTGGTCAATGTCATTAAGTTAAGGCCTGAAAAACACAACCATCCAGATAAAGATGGTTGTGTTTTTCTTATACATACAGGTGGGCATATAAAATTTATCAATTGTAAAAAAACACTTGACAAATAAATAAAAATCTAAGGCTTCGCCTTGAAAATGAGGACATTTTTAAGGAGGCCTTCTAAAATGAAAAAGATAGCATATCCAGAGCGGGTACGAACTGCGCTGCACCAAGCGATACGCTCAATCACAGCAGATTTACCGACTTGCGTGAAACGACCAGGGCAAGACTTTTCACGCGAACGCAAATTATCACTGCATACTATGCTGCTTATGCTTGTAGGCATGGGAGGCAATAGCCTTTCAAAAGAATTATATGATTGGCTGGCTATTCGTCAGAGACTGCAACCGCCTCAGCATTTGTCTAACAGAGAGACAAAATTCGTCCAGAAGCACTGAAACTACTATTTCACGAATTTACAAGGTTAGCAGTATCGAAGAATTCATTACAAGACTACAGGCTGCTCGCTGTTGACGGTTCGGATTTGAGACTTCCGTCA comes from Desulfosporosinus meridiei DSM 13257 and encodes:
- a CDS encoding response regulator transcription factor, whose product is MYKVLLVDDEELERKILWLTLQNSDLPIATIHEAVNGRDALEKVHLLQPDLVIMDIKMPGIDGIEATKQIKSFYPSTEVIILTAYGKFSYSQKAIKAQATDYLLKPILPQLLIEAVRQALNRLSRQKFQPGPAMDFTNLEELVKVGDLGEGKRQLALIFAKLAEVEPLPSTALLYSFGLRLMVIVLQAALSAGADPGEVTSTEYDLVQNLSHITSHSTLEAWGAGMLEKCIRLLGSAIQQHNQGLTLIRKAMEYIDHNYAENISLNMVAKHVHLSPAYLSRIFNKNTGVGFTDYLTQVRLKKAKHQLRRSADTIDQIAIATGFNSSSYFSAIFKKSEGLTPSEYRGKHFGVS
- a CDS encoding sensor histidine kinase, giving the protein MKLNNYLVLANLISIAAIVSVLFVFYSYMLLSSQQLLMLSIAAIAAGCVSAGLHFFVMRPVVSAVLRIGTATAEFASGALRTRVPVVGPVELKVLAEQFNLMGTKLEESFRQVKASEKSRRELVANLAHDLRTPLASVQSYVEALEDGIVEDEETFRRYLATIRSESLRLGTLIQDLFELSILDAEERSQEAVSALLDDVLIELLPRFAKLLEDKALDLQVKLPEQFLRCQMVPQQVQRIIQNLLENAIRHSPRNGIIGIEVDDVAKGFVRVSVTDQGKGVPEQAKEQIFERFYRLDPSRSRSEGGSGLGLAIAKSLVLQQGGEIGVISRPGSGSCFWFTLPKGD
- the ald gene encoding alanine dehydrogenase, producing the protein MIIGVPKEIKNNENRVALTPAGVVALGKAGHQVVVETKAGVGSGIRDEEYIAAGADILATPAEVYARADMIMKVKEPLASEYELFKDGQLLFTYLHLAPEPALTAALLKKNVVGIAYETVQPADGSLPLLIPMSEVAGRMSIQIGAQFLEKQYGGAGILLGGVPGVSPAKVTIVGGGIVGINAAKMAIGFGAEVTILDVSNSRLRYLDDIFGSRIKTLMSNSYNIQQAVEQADLLVGAVLIPGAKAPKLVTEEMVRGMKPGSVIVDVAIDQGGSVETIDHVTTHAEPTYEKYGVIHYSVANMPGAVARTSTFALTNATLPYALKLANLGYAEAIRTDLALARGVNVIHGKLTYKAVAEALNHEYTPLGRVTDVPSGF
- a CDS encoding response regulator transcription factor, with translation MTACILVADDEQNITDVCRRYLEREGYVVWVAHDGEEALRLWKEQSPDLLVLDLMMPGLDGWEVCEKVREAGETPVILLTARGEEPDRLLGLSMGADDYMTKPFSPRELVLRVKNILRRVSPAQSPHKAMVPREAQEALHFDGLSIFPSQRRVKAAGSEVDLTAKEFDLLFLLACHCGQVFSRSQLLKRIWHTDYNGDTTTVTVLVRRLREKLELDPSQPRWIKTVWGIGYKLDGKESS
- a CDS encoding molybdopterin-dependent oxidoreductase, giving the protein MSNGCQEKVNGFAKRLALLHHWNALLVALLVFSGLLLFSSSWKELLGEAKIWIKWLHIIIGLVSILPGLAYLGSAARHWQMLKGKPWQRLHIIVVLWLIIGWFSSGVLLWQFQAMGPAVSNAALLVHDVLIWIGLPLILYHSLIKLGRLKNLRQHQSEGYGRFYTRKDFLRTVIGAGLAISVAPALIKWIGDLGSGPDRAENEEEANRLLPVPQPSADSSPPVGGGASGSFRSYSVTRLPYFTNDNWFFTLNGLVEKPITWNWEEFVALKRSVQVSNFHCVTGWSVYNNTWEGIPLKELLAKAAVKAEARVVKLYSGDGVYTDSLTLQQADMDDIIVAVLHDGQPIPKDLGGPVRLIVPQMYAYKSVKWLNRIELIEEDHIGYWGQRGYEQDAWVQG